One Maniola hyperantus chromosome 17, iAphHyp1.2, whole genome shotgun sequence DNA window includes the following coding sequences:
- the Dsor1 gene encoding dual specificity mitogen-activated protein kinase kinase dSOR1, with product MSKMSKNKLNLTLPPGSIDTAPAVTPSNMTPQLKSATASERQGLAGKSKTSIEALTERLEQIEMDDTQRRRIEVFLCQKEKIGELSDDDFEKLGELGQGNGGVVMKVRHKSTGLIMARKLIHLEVKPAIKKQIIRELKVLHECNFAHIVGFYGAFYSDGEISICMEYMDGGSLDLILKKAGRIPESILGTITSAVLKGLSYLRDKHAIMHRDVKPSNILVNSNGEIKICDFGVSGQLIDSMANSFVGTRSYMSPERLQGTHYSVQSDIWSLGLSLVEMAIGMYPIPPPDASTLAAIFGGSNEDHSPGQAPNSPRPMAIFELLDYIVNEPPPKLPSGIFSDDFKDFVDRCLKKNPDERADLKTLMNHSWIRGAEAERVDIAGWVCKTMDLMPSTPNSNVSPFSS from the exons AtgagcaaaatgtcgaagaatAAATTAAACTTGACCCTCCCACCGGGGTCTATTGACACGGCCCCAGCTGTAACGCCGTCCAATATGACCCCGCAGCTGAAATCTGCTACAGCTTCTGA GAGGCAGGGTCTAGCAGGCAAGTCTAAAACAAGCATTGAAGCCCTTACTGAGAGACTTGAACAGATAGAAATGGATGATACCCAGAGGCGCAGGATAGAGGTGTTCCTGTGTCAGAAAGAGAAGATTGGAGAGCTCAGTGATGATGATTTTGAAAAGCTAGGTGAATTAG GTCAAGGAAATGGCGGAGTAGTAATGAAAGTTCGCCACAAGTCCACTGGGCTCATAATGGCCAGAAAGCTCATACACCTAGAAGTGAAGCCAGCTATCAAAAAACAGATTATAAGAGAACTGAAGGTTCTTCACGAATGCAATTTTGCTCATATTGTCGGCTTCTATGGAGCTTTCTATAGTGATGGGGAGATTTCTATTTGCATGGAGTATATGGACGGAGGCTCCTTAGATTTAATATTGAAAAAGGCTGGAAGGATTCCTGAATCAATTTTAG GAACAATCACATCTGCAGTCCTTAAAGGGCTGAGTTATTTGCGCGACAAACATGCGATCATGCATCGCGACGTCAAGCCGTCCAACATACTCGTCAACAGTAATGGAGAGATCAAGATCTGTGACTTCGGCGTCTCGGGACAACTTATTGACTCCATGGCCAACTCGTTTGTTGGCACTAGGAGTTATATGTCA CCGGAGCGCCTCCAAGGCACGCACTATTCGGTGCAGTCGGACATCTGGTCGCTGGGCCTCTCGCTGGTGGAGATGGCGATCGGCATGTACCCCATCCCGCCGCCCGACGCCAGCACCCTGGCGGCCATATTCGGCGGCAGCAACGAAGACCACTCGCCGGGACAG GCACCGAACTCCCCACGTCCGATGGCGATATTCGAACTCCTCGACTATATAGTTAACGAGCCACCGCCCAAACTGCCGTCGGGAATCTTCTCCGACGACTTCAAGGACTTCGTCGACCGGTGCTTGAAGAAGAACCCCGACGAAAGAGCCGACTTGAAAACGCTTATG AACCACTCGTGGATCCGCGGTGCAGAGGCAGAGCGCGTGGACATCGCGGGCTGGGTGTGCAAGACCATGGACCTCATGCCTTCCACGCCTAACTCCAATGTGTCTCCTTTTTCTTCATAA